Below is a genomic region from Vicia villosa cultivar HV-30 ecotype Madison, WI unplaced genomic scaffold, Vvil1.0 ctg.003466F_1_1, whole genome shotgun sequence.
cattaccctcatgagtcatttttaaggattcaaagatatcatgagcaatttctctgtttgttatcttctcatattcaacatgagagataacatttagcaatatagttctagactcgtgatgattcttgaagtctttcttttgagcatcactcatggcttgtcttgacactttgacaccttgagcattaacagaatgtgtgtaaccatccagcactagatcccataagtcacaaagaaagtaactttcgagtccatctttccagtactcaaagatttcaccatcaaaaactggtggtctattatagccattaaaactattgcttccattaccattgttgttttgttcagaagtaggagtagatgaagttgtttcaaccatattgactttgcgtttttctccctgaatcttttgtctaacacggttaagtgcttgcacctagaaccggcgctctgatgccaaaagaaggatagaaaaacacttagaaaggggggattgaataagtgtgacttcaaaaacttggaagataaaaacaatgaacacaattatttttatcctggttcgttgttaacgaaactactccattccacccccttagagtgatttacctcaactgaggatttaatccactaatccaactgattacaatggttatccacttagaaacattctaagtcttctagagtatatagatcacaacttgatcactctaggaattcttctagagtctacagatcacaacttgatcactctagataccttttacaaacaatgtaaaataatgtttacaagagtatagattgcttctaataaagctgtaatcacaacagtgatatttctcttaagttctaagcttaacactcactaaatattacaagagtttgtgaggttgaagatgaagttcgtgagctttgattttgacagcgtttcagtttttgcacaagtgttctgctttgcttctgatcagaacttctatttataggctttgagaggaaatgaccgttgggagcatttaatgctttgcgtgaatagtacagcgctacatttaatgtttcacacttttgtcaactacctcgagccttgcttttcctgcttttactgactttgccttttgtagcttctaacgttccttttgttagtcagagattagacgtttcagcctttcatcttgtactttcttttggactcagattttgtatgaaacaacgtttgaatatcagagtcaacagctttggtgcagagcatcttcttgtcttctgactttgaagagctttgagcgtgataccattcagaacttcagtgcttctgcttctgacttcgttcttctgatgctttcagttcatgttctgattctgcttgaccatcttctgatgtcttgccagagcatgttctgatgaagccatccagaaccttctgagtcagttgcttctgagagctgatttgtgcatactctttatatatttcctgaaatggaaaatgcagaggattagagtatcacattatcttataaaaaattcatatataatgttatcatcaaaacacagaatattgatcagaacaaattttgttctaacattgaaaataataaaagtgctaCTGCTGGGGTCGAACCCATGTGCATATAACTTTACCTCTCGGTTTTTAAATCACCGAGGTGTTAATTAGCaacttttcatgacgcccttcgttaTCTTGCTTCTTTAGCCGAGGTTAAATGTATTTTGCGTTTGAGGTGTTATATGTTTTTTATAGTAGTGCTCCACAAACACGAGGATGAGGGTTTGAATTGTGGAGGTTTGATAAATGTTGGTTTAAAACCATTTTTTCTAAATCagagtttaaaattattttcaagaaAACGTTTCAATATTGcagttgaaaaaaaatataaagaaaatacgCGGAAAGTGGAAGAGAATGGAAAAAAGATGACACCAGAGATTTATAGAAGCTCAATCTAAAATATGCGATCAACTCCTCTCCCCAATAATTGATATTGATAGTATCCAATGATGCTTATGAGCTTTTAGAAGGTTAAGCTCACAAACCGccttatacaaggaaaaataAAGTTTCAGATTAACGTCCAACCTAATAACGAACAATGGAATGAAGCGATTAGTCCTCCAATGTGGATTTTTGAACTGGATATCCTCCAAACCGAACCGGGGTTTTATATGGACTGACCATACATCGAATCAAGATTTTATACCAGGATGATCTAAAACTAACTAGACTTTTAACTAGGATGAGCTCAAGAAtcgataaaaatatttttcactaGTTATCTCCAGTAATCCAAAATGAGAGTTTTATCATAAGTGACTCAACTCACGAACCAAACAGATACTTAATATGAAATCCTCCAACCCAATTTTTTAAGAGTTTAACTTCAAACCAAACAAACACttcaaaagaaagagagaaatctCACATTTCAAGATGTGAAAAAGTGAGGGGAGAGAcatatatttataggcaaaggtTGATTCATAAAAGGTAACTATCCATGAGATTGTCTAATGATAGAGCCCTTATTCCAATTGATTGGATGACCTAAAGGATGCGTTTGATTTACAAAATGATAAGTACTAGAGAGAACAATACTAGACAGTAAAGAACAATACAAAACAACTCGTTCCTTACTTTGTTTGATGATCAATGCACTTGATAATTTTTTTGTGTACTTTGTTTAGTATGTTCATgtactaaataaaataatataacttttactaatatatatatatatatatatatatatgtatgtatatatagagcccgaagagttacaccacgagttacactcgcttGTAACTTCATattgaatatatatttattaaaatcaaccgttggattaaaacataatatcatatagatcatacctataaagatTGAGATTAatatataatgatttactatgtcattgaattgcatcaaaattaacgttatataaaAGTTCATTTTAATGTTAATCTTTAGATATCTTGATGGTAtcgtaaatcattatagattaatctcaaactttatatgtatgatctatatgatattatgtttcaatacaacggttgattttaaaaaatgtttatttgaaatgaagttatgagcgagtgtaactcgtggtgtaactcttcaggTGTAAGTTTATGATccctcatctctctctctctctctctctctctctctctctctctctctctctctctctctctctctatatatatatatatatatatatatatatttgattaatGATTTCTCTTTCCTCTTAATGTCATATGATTTAGTGAAAATAACAATTTAATCTCAACATTTCCTTTTTAAATATGATGGTtcttattcattctcacattctcattaGATATGCCTTATATATAACCCTAGTATTTAAGAATCAAAATATTaatgaggagagagagagagagagagagagagagagagacttttttaaataatatttttttaaaaaattggcattttgattttttcttataatttgtGCTCAAAACAAAAAGTTGTCCCATGGTTTCTTAAGAGACAAGAATTCATGTAATTGTCCATTCTCTTGCCATCTGTTTAATCGAGTCCCATGATTAATATCTGCATCAAACagattacaaaaatatttgtcatGTCTAGTCCCTCATTTTAAGCAAATTAAACGTAcccaaataatcaattaattttttccATTTTGGAAAGAGTTGATATAAATTCGCTATCCTTCATTAAGACATTATCACAATTGATTATGGACTCATTTTTATCTTATAGAATCGATTGAGTATATGCTCTAATCGTTTCCAATTCATCAGGCTAGAttccaaaatatttttaggttattTGCTTTGAGAAATAGAGACTTCAAAAATAGTTTTAGTGAGAGTGTGATTTACCCATATTACTTTATGAAAATTCCCTTGTGTTCTTACAAAACAATGATCACTTAGACACAGTCATACGGgctttcacactttctctctttcacacTAAGCTTCAAGTCTTGCTGAATACGCCAATCACATAAGCACTTTATTTGAATCTTCTTGGGGACGAGGCTTGAGATATCTTCAAGTATGAAGCTATCATCAGAGGATATCACAATGGTTATTAAACCCTAATCTTTGGCTTTATTTAGAGGAAGGTCTTGACCAAACTATCTTATGCATCTTTGGCCATTTGAAATAGTTTCTTGTTTTTTAAGTCAAGTTGCATATCTATGAGTTGTCATCAAAATCAGGTTACATCTTCAAAATTTGTAATCATCAAAACCATGATAGACATGACTTTCTTAGCCCACAGTTCCACACCTAGTGGGTTCAATTGTTTATCATATATGATACATAATTAAGTGAAAGGAGAGCCTCATGGATTCTTGCGTTTATGATCTGTGGAATTCTTGGGTTAATTTTCTAGGAGAGCTCAATGGGTTTGTGCGTTTTCTCCTAGCGGAAGTCTTGGGTTTATTTGCAAGGAGTGCAACGGGTTCCTGCATTTTCTCCCTATGGAAGTTTTGGGttaattttcaaagaaaatttGGTGAGTTTCTGCGTTTActccctgtcataccctaatttttgacctaagataccacctcatatcatctgcatatacatcatttgcatctctaacaaattgcatagcttgtgtttgctacttgtgactcagcagggtttaatcaagaaatcactcatcagtacaagtaacaaccaattagggttttgttctccctccatctcaaaagaactatcttcatcaacaatcaacatttggtcctcagagattcacttcacaagctcaacagctttgaatcgactgaattagggttttgactgaaggcaGCACACTCCTggcttttgctcagaatttgacctaatggcttgggacatgatatcaagacctcaagtgcattatCTTGATCTAATTTCTTGGCTCAAGAtacctcctacacaaagattgatcagacaaatcctcagatcagggttttgaactatcggggaccaaaatcagggatcacatttgggaaaccctaaaaacccccaggaagtcaatcaaatgtttcaatcatcctcaaataatccctatgacaatatccaatggaaattgtgtctcaattcaagatccatagtcatcaatttgtGTTCATTTGAAGTGTGCCATTTTCAATTTGTGCGATTCAAGAGATTAGTTTGGAATTTGTTCAAAGAATTGGCATGTGGATTTGTCATTGATGAAAGAAAGTGTTTCATATGGATTGCTTGGAATTtagaacaaattcaaaattatccaTAAGAATTTCTTCAAGGTTTGCAAAAAAGGAGAAGACATTATCCATTTTGAGTTCATTTTGAAAGAATTGCTTCAAGTATGGTTCTAAGACCATGAATTCAAGAATTTCAAGTTCAATATTATTTCAAAGATCCATGATGGCAAGAACATGTTTCAAGGcctaaaattcaaaggatttcctatccttttctattcaaaaggaattcaaatttcattcaagatcattcaagaatattcaaagcTTCATACTTGAATAACAATTTCACTCAAGAATATTGGAATTTCATGATTGAATAATAATTTCATTCAAGTTCTAAAAGAAGTTCAAGCATTTACATggaacaaatgaattacaaaggaactttatctaaagttcaagaattacaaaattccattcattttcaagaatgcaaagttcatacaatttaaagttggaataaattggaattacaagaaaaagaaaagtaaaacttcaaagactttcttgaattcttcaatcttcaaagtcttcattcttcaaaattgaatttcttcatgTTTTCATCAAGAATGCTCATGTCACATGGAAAAAGAAACAAGaagggtgagattagcaaaaagttcaacaaaatattcaaaagccCAAATCAAGACAAAAAGGGGTGTATTTAGCAAAGGAATATAAGACAAAAAAAAAggatcaaagagagatttttcttCCACTTGCATGGCCTACATCATAAGAAATATCTTTGCATAATCTCacaaagaatattcttattctttctCTTATCTTGCAATGATTAAATCAAGTTTATTATCATCCAAACATGCCCTtaactttgcctataaataggaagttctctcattgaagaaaatcacaccaaagcaactaaaactacttgctttctcacttctctcttttctctcatagTTTTCAAGTTTCTTGGCAAGAAGAAGCAATTCTTCAAACCCAAGAAAACCACTTGAGAAGTGAGAATTCATAGTCACAAAGTTCCATGGTTTGAagagagtgaagaagaaattcttcataccttggtggagagttccaacttgaagtccatcttcaagtctccctaatatccaaagaggtggcatcatcttcatcaacctgAAGCGACAATAAACCGCAGTCCAGCATCACAACAAGGAGATTCGCAGCATAATTTCCAGAAACAGAATCGATACATACCTCAACACAAAATCCGGCGAAcacctcctcgccgtaggtaagttaATTCCTCTCTTGCTCTTAATATTGTTGTTGCTGTGAACTTTAGCTTTCCTATAACACAAAAATCTCCAGAAACACATAAAGCTTGAATTATTATTTCTATAACTGAAAACACAAAgcaaatcatttttaaattttctctGTAAATCACCagaaaatcaatttcaacatttcaACATATTCATCATAAAAATTGAACAGAACCATGTGTAATTTATTCTTAGCTTTGGGTTTGTATGTTTGATTGAGCTTGAATACGAATAATCGTGGTAGTAAGTTTGGGGTTTAACCGAATAATTCATGTTCCTACTATGATTAAGAGCTGAGTTAAAAAGAAACAAACCTGAGTTGCAGCTCCTCCATGGCCCCTGGTCACTATTTGTTGTTATGGGTTCACCGAGAGAGACCGTGAATCCGAGAGAGAGCAAGAACCCAGCAAAAGCTGTTGTTGTTCGTAAGCAGAAAGAGAGAAGTTATCACTGAGTTGTcatcaaagaaaaacaaaagaacgcGAATTTGAAGCATACCCGGACTTTTGTTCTTATTCCATGGCCGCCGGAAAATCAAAGTGCCGCggttgttgtttttgttcaccGAAAGTGAAAACGAGAGAAAACTCAGCGAGAGAGAGATGATGATATATCGATTGAGAGAGAACCCCGAGATGGATGAGAAACCAAGGGAGGAAATCCTGTTGTTGTTCACTGAAGGAAGAGAGAAATCGAGAGAGGGATCTGGTTTCATTTTTTCACGATCAATGGAGCAAGGAGGAAAGTTTAGCTGTTGTTTTTGTTCACAAACAAGGAAGAATCGTGAAAGACAAGAGAAAATGGGAAAGAGGCGCTGCTGGCCCTCTTGTGTTGGTTTAGGGTTTTCTAACCCATTTGTTTAAAACgtgggcggatccgggtcatccctgacccgacccggtccggtccactctcttttttttttatttgtttgttcagcattttaatcaattaattgggCTCTCACCCCCCCAGTCTATTTTTAAAACCCCAGGCCCAaacatttagttttttttaactattttct
It encodes:
- the LOC131641038 gene encoding uncharacterized protein LOC131641038 isoform X2 encodes the protein MKPDPSLDFSLPSVNNNRISSLGFSSISGFSLNRYIIISLSLSFLSFSLSVNKNNNRGTLIFRRPWNKNKSPAFAGFLLSLGFTVSLGEPITTNSDQGPWRSCNSGKLKFTATTILRAREELTYLRRGGVRRILC
- the LOC131641038 gene encoding uncharacterized protein LOC131641038 isoform X1, with amino-acid sequence MKPDPSLDFSLPSVNNNRISSLGFSSISGFSLNRYIIISLSLSFLSFSLSVNKNNNRGTLIFRRPWNKNKSPAFAGFLLSLGFTVSLGEPITTNSDQGPWRSCNSDFCVIGKLKFTATTILRAREELTYLRRGGVRRILC